AAAATGATTTTGGAATCTTACGGGTAAACCCCCAGAAATTGCGGGTACGTTGGTATACACCTTTCAGTTCATACATACCGCGCATAAACTCTCTCCACCCAATAATTTGACGGACAAAGCCTTCTAAAGAATTGATAGGGATATCATGTTTTTCAGCATAGGCTATAGTGGTATCAATAATAAGATGAGGTGTTAATAAGCCCACATTTAGCATGGGTGTTATTACACTGTGATTCAATATAGAATTCTCACCAACAATCGCATCTTCGTAAATACCAAATTCTGAAAAGCGTTGTTCTAGAAATTGATCAAACCAAACTTTAGCGGCCTCAAAATCTATAGGATAATATACTTCTTTGGTTAATGCGCCATAATGATCAGAAAAATGAAGATCTACATATTCTTTTGCTTCTTTATGATAGGTAGTGACCTCAGGGAAATGTATAGAAGGAGGTGTTTTTTTAGCGGGATACTTTTTTCTGTTTTCCGTATCATAAGTCCATTTACCCCCCATCGGCTCATCATTCTTATCTACAAGAATACCTAGCCTTTTTCGTTCTTGTTTGTAGAAGGTTGTTTGATGAAAGCTTTTTTTATCTTTTTTAAAAAAATGAGTTAAATCTTCTTTATTATTTATAAATAGGGGAGAGTCAAATTCTTTTAAAGTAATAGTATATGCTTTACTGGTCTCTTCAATTCTTTTACGCAACCAATAGTCAGAAACTTCAATGTAATTTAATTGATTTATTCCTTCTTTGTTCAGCTGTTTAATTAGGGTACGAATATCTGATACATCTTCTGTAGCTTCAATATAAATGACCTCGTGATTATTTGCTTTTAAGAACGCTTCATAACATTTCATGCTAGCCCTATGAAAAGCAATTTTCTGCTTGTGAAATTTGTAGTGTTTGAAAAATAAATATTCTTCAATTAAATATATGGGTGCATCAAATTCTAATACGGGAGAATTCTCAAATAACTGGTGTGGAAATATTAGGGTAACATCTTTCATCATTGGTTTTTGTTTCTTCTACATCGTTCAGAACAGTATTTTACATTGTTCCATTCTTTCTCCCACTTTTTTCTCCATGTAAATGGCTTATTGCAGACCAAACAGACCTTTTGTGGCAAGTGTTGTTTTTTCATTTAAATTTAGGTACTTCACTAGTGCGTGCATACGGGTATTCGGCTATTTTGTTGACGGTGTAATAGCTGTTGAGCCCAGAAATGCCTATGCTATTAATTTCTTCTAAATTGATATCCTCCGTACTTTCAAAGGAGGCATCGGGTAGAATTAAACTTGTAATTTCACCAATGACCAATAGGGTATTGTTTTGCTTTATTGGTAAAGCCTCCACAAATTGCATTCCCATTTTAAAACGACTCTCTTTTACAAAAGGAGCCTTACAGGCTTCTATATATTCTTCTGTGAGTCCGCAGCGTTCAAATTCAGAAATAGACGCATCAAATTTTGCTGAGGTATAATGCGCCTTCTTTGTGAATTCTGGATGAATGTGATTAATCGTATAGGAGTTGTTTGCTAAAATATTATCATAAGTATTTCTTGGTACTTCACCTATAGGTCTTAAAATAAAGCCTAATAAGGCAGGATCACTTCCCAAATGCACTACAGAACTGAAGATAGCTACATTCGTGATTCCGTCTTCATTTATACTAGCTATAAGATTAGCAGGTTTAATTCCAGAAACTGCGTTAATAATTTTAATGCGTTCTATTCTATCTAAGTTTTCTAATGCCTTTTTGTTAAGCTTCATGTGCAATCTTATTTTTAATTTCTTTTTTACATTTTTTCCAAAAGGCAAAAAAGGAAGGGTAATATCCTTCTACAGCAAACATCCAATCTCTAGAATCTTCAATTCCTGAATAGTGGTTATTGGTAGGATGTTCTTTGTAAAGGCAATGATTTAAATTATATAGGGAGCTGAGTTCATCAAATTCACCCACAAAAACTTGAATCCCTTTAATGTTTTTAGCTAACTCTAGTAGGAACTCAATGCTTTTACTAGAAACCGGGAATTTTTTAAAGAGAGAGGGTTCTAATAGTAATATGCGATTTGCGGTTAGTTCTTTTCTCCACATGGGATCAAGATTGTAATAATTGTAGATTAGTGTTGGTAATTCGGTAACAAGATCTAAAGTATCTGAAGTAGGGAGTGTCGTTTCTAAACGTGGTATATAGGTTTCCGTTAGTACTTCAGGGATTGACAAATTTTCAAAGTCTTCGTAAGCAACATCTAAAAAAGTAGTGCTTTGTGTTGTATGACAATAGCGGTTGATATTTTCTTGGTTGGCATAATATTTTTTGTTGCTATTTGCTCCTGCAACCCACTGCCAGCTTAAAGCATTACTAGCCCAATCAGCATCTAAAAGATGATAATACATCCATTGTGCAGGAATTTTCCAGTGACTTTTAGCTACATTGCATGCGATACTCGCTATATACATGCGCAAATGATTGTGCATATAGCCTGTTTTGTAAAGCAGGCTAATCGCTTCATCTATAGCTATAATTCCAGTAGTACCCTCGGCAACTATCTTAGGTATTTCATAATTTTCAACGGTTGGCTGTGGATGTTTTAAATCTGAATCTATAGCATTTTCTTTATGGATCCATACTTGCTGCCAGTAATCTCGCCAGGCTAATTCTTGAATAAATTTTTCAGCATTAGAGATTGTAAAACCTCGTTCTAAAAGCGATTGGTATACTTGTTTAGTAGAAATTACGCCTCTAGCTAAATAAGGTGATAAATAGGATACGCTGCCATCAATATAATTTCTAGAACTGGCATATTTCCTAGGATCTACATGTGCTATTCGTTTTTGAATGGCATCCATATCCGTAGGAAATTCAGGGTTTAAAAAATTAGGGAAACTACTCATTTATCGTTTGCTTATTTTATTACCAGAAATAGCACGCTGTCTAGAACATTTGAATCTATTAATTTCTGGATTTCTCTTTTTTAAATGCTTCTGACTTACGCCACTGTTCACCCTTTTCCGCCACCTTTTAAAACTACTTTCTTTGAGGTTGGAGCGCATCAGTCTTATGACGTCTTTTTCAGGAATTTTAAATTGGAATTCAATGGCCTCAAATGGCGTACGATCTTCCCATGCCATCTCAATGATTCGGTCTAATTGTCGTTCTGTAAATTCTAAAGTATCTTTCATAATTAAAGTTTCTCCCAAATTTGATCCGCATTCAAATAAAAACTACCTAGAGGCTCAAAGTTGCATTGCTCCGGAGCTATTATGGATAAAAAATTAGTGCCGTCCTTTTTGGCATACAGATGGTATTTTTCTCCTATTATGGGTTCAAAAGAGAATTTGGCATTATAAATCAAATTATTGTGCTCAAATTCAGCCATCATTTTATCATACGATTCTTTTAATTCTTGATACCTGGTTTGAATTTTGTGATTTACCTTGTTAATAGACCTATTTTTCCAAGCAATAGTGTCCATAGGTTGTATAGCAGGAGCACCCAGATTGGTGCTATAGGGTCTTAATGCAGCATCATACTTTTGAGTATCGGTATTGAAAACCACGCTATCTGGCTTTTTTGAATTCATGTTATTCCATTTTTGTGCTTAACTGTTCTATCTTTTTCATGATCTCTTCTGCTTCATACGTCTTTTGATCACTCAATTTTCTATTAGAGGTAGACAGCTTATGTGCTTCTTGAAGTAAACTCTGGTAGGTTTCATATAGCTTATCTTTCTCTGATTTTTTCTTAAATAGTCCAAACATGGTATACTGATTTTATAGAATTAATAGCGGTACTATAATGTAAAGTTACAATATGTTTAACTATTTGTGTAAAATATTAAACAAAATAATATAAACGAGTTATTTTGAATGTTTCTGAATTAAAGTAACCTACGAGATTCTAGGTTTTAAAATTGTATATTTGATTATATGTTGAAATTGGTTTCCATATCATTTTCATTCCTGATTTTCATGCAGAGTCTAGGAATTTGTTTCACTGATGTAGTTAAACTAAATCAGTTGATGGAGCATGCTTCGTTTCATAGTGAGCAATATGGAGATGATGTATTTACTTTTGTAGCTAAGCACTACGGAGCATCTAAAGCAGAACATCAAAAAGAACACCAAGAAGAAAAGGAAGATCATGAAAAACTACCTTTTCAAAATCATTCTCATATTTCTACAGTCATTGCTATTGTAAATCCAGTTTATAGGGCAGATTTTAATAAAATAGAATTTGTTCTGAATACGATATCAAATTTTCATTACCAAGAACCTAGTTCTTCCTTACACTCCATAGGCTTATTTCAGCCACCCCGCATTTCATAATAATTTTTAGATGTTAATAGACTCCATTTCATTTCTTTGAATTGGAATAGTTCTAATTATAATATTATGAAAAAATGTTATCATATATAATTCATTTTAGTATTAAGAATAAGTTTGTAATTCTCTTATTCACACTTTTTATCGTTGGGTTTGGATTGTATTCCTTGTCTCAAATACCTATTGGCGCAGTGCCAGATGTTACCAATAATCAAGTACAAGTAATCACTACCTCCAGAAATCTTTCTACGCAAGACATGGAGCAATTTATAACCTATCCTGTTGAGTTAGAGATGGCAAATTTACCAGGGGTAGAAGAAATTAGATCGGTATCAAAATTCGGTCTCTCTGTAGTAACCATTGTCTTTAATGACGATATGGGTACTTTTTTACCTAGGCAGTTAATTGCTGAAAAAATCAAATCTGCTTCTGAAAAAATCCCTGAAGGTTTTGGTTCGCCAGAAATGGGTCCTATTACTACAGGCTTAGGAGAAATTTACCAATACATTTTAGATGTTAAGCCCGAGTTTAAAGATAAATATACTACGGAAGATTTACGAACCATTCAAGATTGGATTGTAAAACGACAACTCTCAGGAATTCCTGGTGTCGTTGAAGTGAATACTTGGGGTGGTTTTTTAAAACAATATGAAGTTGCTATAGCTACCGATAAACTTTATGCCATGAACATCAGTGCTCGCGATGTTTTTTCAGCTTTAGAAACCAATAATAGTATTTCTGGTGGCGGGTATATTGAAAAAACTAATCAGGCTTATTTTATTCGTGGTGAGGGTTTAATAACTTCACTTGAAGACATTGAAAATGTTGTCGTTAAAAATATAAATGGGATACCTATCTATATTAAGGATGTAGCTAAAGTAGGGTTCGGTAGTGCTAATAGGTTTGGGGCCATAACAGCAAATGGAGAAGGAGAAAAGGTTTTAGGTCAGGTAATGATGTTAAAAGATGCTAACTCTAAAAAAGTAATCGATGCCGTTAAACTACGTGTTACTGAAATTAGCAAAGCTTTACCAGAAGGCGTTTACATCAATGCCTTTTTAGATCGGAGTGAACTCATCGCGAAAACTACGCTTACAGTAACTGAAAACTTGGTGTTAGGTTGTCTTATCGTCATTTTCGTAGTGGTCTTATTATTAGGTAATTTTAGATCTGGTTTGGTGGTTGCCTCCGTCATTCCACTTTGTCTACTTTTTGCCTTGTCGCTCATGTATATTTTCGGAGTCGATGCCAACCTCATGAGTTTAGGCGCTATAGATTTTGGAATTATTATAGATGGAGCAGTAATTATTGTGGAGTTTATTGCTTTTAAAATAAGTAGTACTAGTGCAGAAATTATGGCATTACCGAAAGAAGAACAACAAGAATTAAAAGACCAAATAGCGCAAAATGGAGCATCAAAAATGATGAACTCGGCAGTATTCGGTCAATTAATAATTCTGATTGTTTTTATTCCAATTTTATCTTTAAGTGGTGTAGAAGGGAAAATGTTTATTCCTATGGCACTTACGTTTAGTTTTGCACTAATAGGAGCCATGATTTTATGTTTTACTTATGTGCCCGTGGCGGCTTCATTATTTTTAAAACCTCAAAAAAAGACTGAAAAAAGAAATATCTCTATACGATTAATGGATAGGCTTGTGGCTACATATGACCCCATTATTACCTGGGCGCTGCGCAGTAAAAAAGTAGTATTGTCTATTGCAGCAGTACTATTAGCGCTAGCAATTTTTATCTTTACACAGATGGGGGGAGAGTTTGTACCTACTTTAGATGAGGGCGATTTTGTCATTCAGCCTGTACTTAAAACAGGAACATCATTGAGTAAAACGGTTGAAACCACCACTCAAATTGAACGTATACTATTAACAAATTTTCCAGAAGTAAAACAAGTGGTAACTAGAATTGGCGCGGCTGAAGTACCTACTGATCCTATGTCTATGGAAGAGAGTGATGTGATCATTATCTTAAAACCAAAAAGCGAATGGACATCTGCCGCTTCAAAAGATGAATTGGCTGACAAATTTAAAGAAGCTTTAGCGGTGATTCCTGGAATGGAGGTTGAATTTACACAGCCTATTGAAATGCGATTTAATGAACTAATTACTGGAGTTCGCGCAGATATCGCTATTAAAATATTTGGAGATGATTTATCTGTTTTAGCTAAAAAAGGCAGTGAAATAGGAGAATTAATTACCAATGTTAAAGGTGCATCTGATATTTCTATAGAAAAGGTAGAAGGTTTACCTGAAATGAGTATTAAATATGACCGCAGTAAAGTGGCCCGTTACGGATTAAACATTCAAGAATTAAACGATCTGGTAGCAATGGCTTTTGCAGGAAAGACTGCAGGGAGCATTTTTGAAGGAGAAAAGAGGTTTGACTTAGTCGTTCGTTTAGATAAATCTCAACGGAAAGATATTAATAACCTTCAAAACTTATTTGTTGACCTTCCTAATGGTGGAAAAGTTCCTTTACGAGAATTAGCCACGATTAGCTATCAAAAAGGTGCCGCTAAAATATCTCGAGATAATACGCGAAGACGCATTGTCGTAGGGGTAAATGTGCGGAACAGAGATCTACAGTCTGTGGTAGATGATGTGCAAAAACTTATCAATGAAAATATTGACTTACCAGTGGGGTATAGTATTTCTTATGGCGGGCAATTTGAAAACTTACAGAGTGCTAAATCTCGCTTATTAGTTGCAGTGCCTATAGCTTTAGTTTTAATTTTTGTGCTGTTGTATTTTGCCTTTAAATCGGTAAAAGAAGCTTTAATGATCTATTCTGCAATACCATTGGCTGCTGTAGGCGGTGTGTTTTTATTATGGATCAGAGATTTGCCTTTTAGTATTTCTGCGGGAGTAGGTTTTATTGCACTTTTTGGAATTGCAGTTTTAAATGGAATTGTCTTAATCGAACATTTTAAAGAGTTAAAAGCGGAAGGTTTTGAAACAATTGAAGAATTAATAAAACATGGAGCTAAAGATAGATTGCGAGCTGTTTTATTAACCGCTTCTGCCGCTGCATTAGGTTTTTTACCCATGGCAATATCTACCAATGCAGGAGCAGAGGTACAGCGGCCATTGGCAACTGTGGTCATTGGAGGTTTAATTACGGCTACTATATTAACACTGGTAGTATTGCCTGTGCTTTATGCTTATTTGAATACCATTAAACCCCTTAAAATAAAAAATAAAGGTAATGCTGTTGCGTTAATCCTTGGTTTTTGTTGTTTAGGGCAAGTTATGTCACAAGAAAAACAACATCAAGCTCTTAGTTTAGAGGAGTTAATACCTATAGCTATTGAGAATAATGCTTCTTTGAAAGCTAAAAACAATCAACTACTACAATCTGAACAACTCATTAATTCGGCTTTTGATTTTGATAAGACCCAGGTCTATTATGAGTTTGATGAGAATAACTTAGCCAGCAATAATCAGCCTTTAAAAGTTTTTGGGGTGCAGCAAGATTTCCGTTTTCCTACCGTTTATTTTTCTCAAAAGAAAGTGAATAAAATGCGGTATTCTCTGAGCGAAAATTCTTTTGAAATTCAGAAGAAATCGGTTATTAGAAGAGTAACTACTAGTTATTACAACTATCAAATAGCTTTAAAAAAGCAGGAGCTTTATCACACATTAGACAGTTTGTATAGCAATTTTTCAGCAATGGCTAGTAGACGATTTGAACTAGGGGAAACCAATTATCTAGAAAAAATAACCGCTATTTCTAAAGAAAAGCAGATTGCATTGCAATATTCTGAATCAAAAAAACAGGTAAAAGAGGTGTATACAGAATTGCAAGCAGTACTACAATTGGAAGATTCCATACGGGTTACTCCGCTACTTAATTTAAAGGTAGTAGCGCAGCAAGTACCTATAGCGCAAAGTCCTGAACTAGATTTTTATCAAAATAGAGCATTGTTTTTTAAAGCAGAAAAACAGTTGGAGAAACAACAAGTACTCCCAGATATCAGTCTACAGTATTTTCAAGGGACTAATGAAGGGCTAAACGCTAATTTATATGGCTACCAATTGGGCTTAAAAATTCCCATTCTTTTCGGAGGTAAATCTGCGAAAATTAAAGCATCAAAATTTGCAGAAGAAGCATCAATCAATGAGTTAAAAGAATACCGAACGCAAGTAAATTCTAAACAAGAAGTTTTAAAAAATCAATTAAAAAGCTTTGGTGCATCTTTAGCTTATTATGAGAATGAAGGACAGCAACTTTCTAATGAAATTTTAAAAACTGCAATCGGTAGCTTTAAAAACGGAGAGATTAACTTTTATCAATACTTGCAAAGTCTTGAAAGCGCCTATGAGATACAACTAGAATATCTCAACACATTAAAGGAGTATAATCAAACCGTAATTGCTATCAATTTTTTAACACTATAACAATCATGAAATATATAATTAATAGAATCGCCATAACAGGTGTGCTTACGCTACTAATAAGTTGCGGTAGTAAGGAAAAAACGAGTGTTTCGAAAGAAAAAAATTCGGAATACATCGAAATAACCATGGAACAGTTTAATAAAAATAACATGGAACTCGGGACCTTTAAAGAACAAGATTTTCCAAAAATAGTATCGGCAACGGGCATGATTGATGTACCGCCAGAAAATAAAGCAAGCGTTAGTGCAACGATGGGAGGATATATAAAAACGACTCCCTTGTTAATAGGGGATACCGTAAAAAAAGGACAGCTATTGGTAACTTTAGAAAACCCAGAATTTGTTACGATCCAACAAGAATATATGGAACTGAATGAGCAGTTGATGTATTTGAAGTCTGAATATGACAGACAAGAAACCATGATAGCAGAAAAAATCACTTCTCAAAAAAGTTTTTTAAAAGCAGAAAGTGATTATAAAACGAGTATAGCAAGACGGAATGGTTTGAAAAAACAGTTGGAAATGCTTCATATATCGACTGCTAATGCTGCTCAAGGTAATTTTACAGCAATTGCTAGCATTTACGCACCTATTGCAGGTAGTATTTCTAAAACCTTTGTGTCTATGGGGTCTTATGTTTCGCCAGCTAGTCCTATTTTAGAAATCATAAACAATGATCATATTCATTTAGAGCTTTCCGTTTTTGAAAAGGACATTATGAGTATTAAGAAAGATCAGAAAATCGAATTTGAAATCCCCGAAGTTTCAGATCAAGAATATTCAGGAGAAGTTCATCTCGTAGGGAATTCTATTGATGAAAATAGAACGATTAAAATTCATGGCCATATTGAAGATGAATCTAAGTATAAGTTTATTTCAGGAATGTTTGTATCCTCTAGAATAATTACAAGCACAGAAAAGAGATTAGCTTTACCCTCAGAAGCTATTGTACCTATTGATGATATTGACTATGTCTTGGTCTTGGTAAAAAAGGAAAATGATACGTACTATTTCCATCAAGAGGAAGTAAAACAAAATGGAAATTTTGAAGGTTTTTCTCTTATAGAAAACACAAATGACTTTAAGCAGAATACAAAGTTCTTGACAAAAGGTGTTTTTAACTTATTAGGCGCGTAATTATGGATGCACAAAACACAGAAAAACACTATATTAAACGTAGCGGATGGCTTAGAGCTGGAGTCTTAGGAGCAAACGATGGGATTTTATCGACAGCAAGTATTATTATAGGGGTTGCCGCTGCTAGTAGTACACGAGAACCTGTTTTAGTTGCGGGAGTTGCAGGGCTAGTTGCTGGAGCATTATCTATGGCGGCTGGAGAATATGTATCTGTGAGTTCTCAGACAGATGTCGAAAAATCTGATCTTGCTCGAGAGCAACAAGAACTTATAGATACTCCAGAAGAAGAGCTTCTAGAGCTAGCAAAAATATATGAAGAAAGAGGTTTAAAAGTTGAGACAGCCTTAGAGGTTGCAATACAATTAACAGCCCATAATGCTTTAGAAGCACATGCAAGAGATGAGCTAGGAATACACGAAATGACGGAGGCAAAACCTTTACAGGCAGCAATTTCTTCTGGTATAGCTTTTACTGTAGGTGGCTTTTTACCTGTACTCGTAGCGTTTATAGCCCCTCTTAATCGTATGGAATACCTGCAATATGTGAGTGCGATTCTGTTTCTAGCTATTTTAGGAATAGTAGCAGCAAGAGCGGGAGGTTCTAACCCTACAAAAGTAGTGCTAAGAATAACATTTTGGGGAACCTTAGCTATGGGATTAACGGCTTTTATTGGACATCTTTTCAATATAAATATTGCGTAGTATGATCACACAAGAAGAAAAATATTGTTCAGACTTATTAGCATTTCGTAAATGGAAAGAGCTCACTTTTCATGATCTTATACATACGCAAGAGGTTGCAGAATACGTCAATTATATTTGCTGTGAAATGAATAGTACACCCCGTAAAACTGAGTTACCTATGCTCACCGCTCGGTTTCAAAATACAGGTTTTTTAAATAGTTATAATGATTATGAAGAAGAAAGTAAAAATAGAGGAATAGGGTATCTTAACGCTGCAGGGATGTATTACAATTCTATGGTACAAATATGCAAGTGCATTGATGGTACAAGATGGCATCAAAACCCAACGACAGCGCTAGCTGAAATACTTTGTGATGCAAATATAATTCATGTTAACAATGCTCATTTTTTTTATAGAAATAGTCTGCGGGACAGAGAAAGGGAGTTTTTTTGTGATAGGCACTTGACAGAAGAGAAGTGCTCCGTATTTAATTTAGAGGTTTTAGTAAATGTTCATTTTAAGTCTCATCATGAAAAGGGCTATGTTGAAGTAAGAAACCAGAAGAATTTGGAAGATGTAAAAACAAATTTCAGCGTATTATGAAGACTAATTTATTTCCACACGACAAATTCAGTTTTGATAATCAAGATTTGCTTTCAGGACTACCTGAAGCTGTCTGCAAAACGATTACTAAAAACAGTGTCATTATTCACTTTAAGGCAGGAGATGCGATTTTTATAGAAGATAATACGCCAGAAGGCATTTATAGCGTTAAAAATGGAAAAGTAAAGAAGTTTACAGTTACTGATCATAGAAAGGAGCATATTTTTTATATCTGTAAAGAAGGAGAGTACTTAGTATATCACGCCGTGTTAAGCGAGGAGTTATATCCAGACTGCGCATCAGCTCTTACAGATTGTGATATGGAGTTTATACCTAAAGAAGATTTTATAAAGGCAGTAGACAAGTCACCTATCTTATCAAAACGTTTATTAAGGAGTTTGGGTCACGAATTTGGAGTTTTTCTTAAGGCGACAAAAATTCTTGCAAAATATACGGTAAGAGAACGAACAGCATTAAACCTTCTGATTTTAGAAAGTAAATATAAAAATAATCAGAAGTTGGATACAGAAATCAGTATTCATAGAGAAGACCTAGCTAGCATGGTTGGTACTGCTATGGAATCTGTAGTGAGAATGCTCAAGGATTTTAAAGAAGAAAAACTTATTTCAACAAAGCGAAGCAGCATTTTTATTAAGGACCATAAAGGTCTCTTAAAGGTAGCTAACTTTAACTGATTGCCTATAGCTTACATTGATAATTATCAATGTAAGCTATAGAATTAAATTACGATTAATAGAATTAATTAACCTAATTATAAGACTATGAAAAATTTTTTATTACTAGCAGTGATTTTTGTTGCTTTTGGTACTACAGTAAGTGCTCAAGAATGGCAGACGGATTTTGTAAAAGCAAAAGCTATCGCTGTAAAAGAAAGTAAACCTATAATTCTTGTTTTTCAAGGATCAGATTGGTGTGCACCTTGTATTAAGCTTGATCGTGAAATTTGGAGTACAGATAA
This genomic stretch from Cellulophaga algicola DSM 14237 harbors:
- a CDS encoding CusA/CzcA family heavy metal efflux RND transporter, with protein sequence MLSYIIHFSIKNKFVILLFTLFIVGFGLYSLSQIPIGAVPDVTNNQVQVITTSRNLSTQDMEQFITYPVELEMANLPGVEEIRSVSKFGLSVVTIVFNDDMGTFLPRQLIAEKIKSASEKIPEGFGSPEMGPITTGLGEIYQYILDVKPEFKDKYTTEDLRTIQDWIVKRQLSGIPGVVEVNTWGGFLKQYEVAIATDKLYAMNISARDVFSALETNNSISGGGYIEKTNQAYFIRGEGLITSLEDIENVVVKNINGIPIYIKDVAKVGFGSANRFGAITANGEGEKVLGQVMMLKDANSKKVIDAVKLRVTEISKALPEGVYINAFLDRSELIAKTTLTVTENLVLGCLIVIFVVVLLLGNFRSGLVVASVIPLCLLFALSLMYIFGVDANLMSLGAIDFGIIIDGAVIIVEFIAFKISSTSAEIMALPKEEQQELKDQIAQNGASKMMNSAVFGQLIILIVFIPILSLSGVEGKMFIPMALTFSFALIGAMILCFTYVPVAASLFLKPQKKTEKRNISIRLMDRLVATYDPIITWALRSKKVVLSIAAVLLALAIFIFTQMGGEFVPTLDEGDFVIQPVLKTGTSLSKTVETTTQIERILLTNFPEVKQVVTRIGAAEVPTDPMSMEESDVIIILKPKSEWTSAASKDELADKFKEALAVIPGMEVEFTQPIEMRFNELITGVRADIAIKIFGDDLSVLAKKGSEIGELITNVKGASDISIEKVEGLPEMSIKYDRSKVARYGLNIQELNDLVAMAFAGKTAGSIFEGEKRFDLVVRLDKSQRKDINNLQNLFVDLPNGGKVPLRELATISYQKGAAKISRDNTRRRIVVGVNVRNRDLQSVVDDVQKLINENIDLPVGYSISYGGQFENLQSAKSRLLVAVPIALVLIFVLLYFAFKSVKEALMIYSAIPLAAVGGVFLLWIRDLPFSISAGVGFIALFGIAVLNGIVLIEHFKELKAEGFETIEELIKHGAKDRLRAVLLTASAAALGFLPMAISTNAGAEVQRPLATVVIGGLITATILTLVVLPVLYAYLNTIKPLKIKNKGNAVALILGFCCLGQVMSQEKQHQALSLEELIPIAIENNASLKAKNNQLLQSEQLINSAFDFDKTQVYYEFDENNLASNNQPLKVFGVQQDFRFPTVYFSQKKVNKMRYSLSENSFEIQKKSVIRRVTTSYYNYQIALKKQELYHTLDSLYSNFSAMASRRFELGETNYLEKITAISKEKQIALQYSESKKQVKEVYTELQAVLQLEDSIRVTPLLNLKVVAQQVPIAQSPELDFYQNRALFFKAEKQLEKQQVLPDISLQYFQGTNEGLNANLYGYQLGLKIPILFGGKSAKIKASKFAEEASINELKEYRTQVNSKQEVLKNQLKSFGASLAYYENEGQQLSNEILKTAIGSFKNGEINFYQYLQSLESAYEIQLEYLNTLKEYNQTVIAINFLTL
- a CDS encoding efflux RND transporter periplasmic adaptor subunit, which gives rise to MKYIINRIAITGVLTLLISCGSKEKTSVSKEKNSEYIEITMEQFNKNNMELGTFKEQDFPKIVSATGMIDVPPENKASVSATMGGYIKTTPLLIGDTVKKGQLLVTLENPEFVTIQQEYMELNEQLMYLKSEYDRQETMIAEKITSQKSFLKAESDYKTSIARRNGLKKQLEMLHISTANAAQGNFTAIASIYAPIAGSISKTFVSMGSYVSPASPILEIINNDHIHLELSVFEKDIMSIKKDQKIEFEIPEVSDQEYSGEVHLVGNSIDENRTIKIHGHIEDESKYKFISGMFVSSRIITSTEKRLALPSEAIVPIDDIDYVLVLVKKENDTYYFHQEEVKQNGNFEGFSLIENTNDFKQNTKFLTKGVFNLLGA
- a CDS encoding DUF2256 domain-containing protein gives rise to the protein MKKQHLPQKVCLVCNKPFTWRKKWEKEWNNVKYCSERCRRNKNQ
- a CDS encoding cryptochrome/photolyase family protein; the encoded protein is MKDVTLIFPHQLFENSPVLEFDAPIYLIEEYLFFKHYKFHKQKIAFHRASMKCYEAFLKANNHEVIYIEATEDVSDIRTLIKQLNKEGINQLNYIEVSDYWLRKRIEETSKAYTITLKEFDSPLFINNKEDLTHFFKKDKKSFHQTTFYKQERKRLGILVDKNDEPMGGKWTYDTENRKKYPAKKTPPSIHFPEVTTYHKEAKEYVDLHFSDHYGALTKEVYYPIDFEAAKVWFDQFLEQRFSEFGIYEDAIVGENSILNHSVITPMLNVGLLTPHLIIDTTIAYAEKHDIPINSLEGFVRQIIGWREFMRGMYELKGVYQRTRNFWGFTRKIPKSFYTGTTGIVPIDTTIKKILKTGYCHHIERLMVLGNFMLLCEFDPEEVYKWFMELFIDSYDWVMVPNVYGMSQFADGGSFATKPYISGSNYVMKMSNYGKGDWQQSWDGLFWRFMHEHREFFKGNPRLKMLLSTFDRMDDTKKEAHLKHAVTFLVRLK
- a CDS encoding FAD-binding domain-containing protein yields the protein MSSFPNFLNPEFPTDMDAIQKRIAHVDPRKYASSRNYIDGSVSYLSPYLARGVISTKQVYQSLLERGFTISNAEKFIQELAWRDYWQQVWIHKENAIDSDLKHPQPTVENYEIPKIVAEGTTGIIAIDEAISLLYKTGYMHNHLRMYIASIACNVAKSHWKIPAQWMYYHLLDADWASNALSWQWVAGANSNKKYYANQENINRYCHTTQSTTFLDVAYEDFENLSIPEVLTETYIPRLETTLPTSDTLDLVTELPTLIYNYYNLDPMWRKELTANRILLLEPSLFKKFPVSSKSIEFLLELAKNIKGIQVFVGEFDELSSLYNLNHCLYKEHPTNNHYSGIEDSRDWMFAVEGYYPSFFAFWKKCKKEIKNKIAHEA
- a CDS encoding Lacal_2735 family protein; its protein translation is MFGLFKKKSEKDKLYETYQSLLQEAHKLSTSNRKLSDQKTYEAEEIMKKIEQLSTKME
- a CDS encoding DUF2452 domain-containing protein, whose amino-acid sequence is MNSKKPDSVVFNTDTQKYDAALRPYSTNLGAPAIQPMDTIAWKNRSINKVNHKIQTRYQELKESYDKMMAEFEHNNLIYNAKFSFEPIIGEKYHLYAKKDGTNFLSIIAPEQCNFEPLGSFYLNADQIWEKL
- a CDS encoding TIGR03643 family protein, with the translated sequence MKDTLEFTERQLDRIIEMAWEDRTPFEAIEFQFKIPEKDVIRLMRSNLKESSFKRWRKRVNSGVSQKHLKKRNPEINRFKCSRQRAISGNKISKR
- a CDS encoding flavin reductase family protein, with the protein product MKLNKKALENLDRIERIKIINAVSGIKPANLIASINEDGITNVAIFSSVVHLGSDPALLGFILRPIGEVPRNTYDNILANNSYTINHIHPEFTKKAHYTSAKFDASISEFERCGLTEEYIEACKAPFVKESRFKMGMQFVEALPIKQNNTLLVIGEITSLILPDASFESTEDINLEEINSIGISGLNSYYTVNKIAEYPYARTSEVPKFK